In Marisediminicola antarctica, one DNA window encodes the following:
- a CDS encoding MFS transporter has protein sequence MSEIVALPRVHSPRARWIGLLFISIAVALIIVDSTIINVAIPSIVADLGITSTQVQWVQESYTLVFAALLLVFGALADRYGRRRILLTGVVVFASASVLAAFASSGDLLIGSRVIQGIGGAMVLPTTLSIINATFRGRDRAIAFAIWGSTIGGMVAVGPLLGGWLTTYYSWRWAFGINVPLGIIIIVGVLLYVIESKDAGEPRRIDVVGAILSVVTSASLVFGLIEGRTFGWWTTNDAPTIGAWTWPFDVSPIPLVFLVTIVSGIAFVRWGLRRQRAGASTLLAFGLFRIASFRNGNIAALIVSLGEFGIILSLPLWLQNVLGYTALQTGFVLLALAIGSFVASGVAGALANRVSPETIVRIGLIAEIVGVVGLGVAISPDATWLSIVPFLFVYGLGVGLATAQLTSVVLRDVPVAQSGQGSGTSSTARQIGSALGIAVLGTILFTSVGASLDAKLSDLPAESRSQIVATVVDSAGAAIPSLDAQGAEIADAARAAFSEGTRYSAFAAAGFLVVGLLATLRLSARRHEPEEDNLQEGKPAEDDPQEGRPDEPAESDPSDEPAATEEPTRPAAT, from the coding sequence GTGAGCGAGATTGTTGCGCTCCCGCGGGTGCACTCACCGCGGGCCCGCTGGATAGGGCTGCTCTTCATCAGCATCGCGGTCGCCCTGATCATCGTCGACTCAACGATCATCAATGTGGCCATCCCGTCGATCGTGGCCGATCTCGGCATCACCTCGACACAGGTGCAATGGGTGCAGGAGAGCTACACCCTCGTCTTCGCCGCCCTGCTGCTCGTATTCGGAGCCCTGGCCGATCGCTACGGGCGGCGGAGGATTCTGCTGACCGGGGTTGTGGTGTTCGCCTCGGCATCCGTGCTCGCCGCCTTCGCCTCCAGCGGAGATCTGCTGATCGGATCGCGCGTGATCCAGGGCATCGGCGGAGCGATGGTGCTGCCGACAACCCTGTCGATCATCAACGCCACGTTCCGTGGTCGGGATCGGGCGATCGCCTTCGCGATCTGGGGGTCGACGATCGGCGGCATGGTCGCCGTCGGGCCGCTGCTGGGCGGCTGGCTCACCACCTACTACTCGTGGCGCTGGGCGTTCGGCATCAACGTGCCGCTCGGGATCATCATCATCGTCGGCGTGCTCCTCTACGTGATCGAGTCGAAGGATGCCGGCGAGCCGCGACGCATCGACGTTGTTGGCGCGATCCTCTCGGTGGTCACGAGCGCGAGCCTGGTCTTCGGGCTGATCGAGGGGCGCACCTTCGGGTGGTGGACCACGAATGACGCGCCGACGATCGGAGCGTGGACCTGGCCGTTCGACGTCTCGCCGATTCCGCTGGTGTTTCTCGTAACCATCGTCTCGGGAATTGCCTTCGTGCGCTGGGGCCTCCGCCGGCAACGCGCCGGAGCGTCCACCCTTCTCGCTTTCGGCCTCTTCCGTATCGCCTCCTTCCGCAACGGCAACATCGCCGCGCTCATCGTGTCGCTGGGTGAGTTCGGCATCATTCTCTCGCTCCCGCTGTGGCTGCAGAACGTGCTCGGGTACACCGCGCTGCAGACCGGTTTCGTGCTGCTCGCCCTCGCGATCGGATCCTTCGTCGCGAGCGGTGTCGCCGGGGCGCTCGCCAACCGCGTCTCACCCGAGACCATCGTGCGCATCGGCCTGATCGCCGAGATCGTCGGAGTTGTGGGCCTCGGCGTTGCCATCTCCCCCGATGCGACCTGGCTCAGCATCGTGCCGTTCCTCTTCGTCTACGGGCTGGGTGTTGGCCTCGCCACGGCGCAGCTGACGAGCGTGGTGCTCAGGGACGTCCCGGTCGCCCAGAGCGGGCAGGGGTCCGGCACCTCGAGCACCGCACGCCAGATCGGCTCGGCGCTCGGCATTGCCGTGCTCGGCACAATCCTGTTCACCTCGGTCGGCGCCTCGCTCGACGCGAAACTGAGCGACCTCCCCGCCGAGTCCCGCTCGCAGATCGTGGCCACCGTCGTCGACAGTGCGGGTGCGGCGATTCCCTCGCTCGATGCGCAGGGCGCCGAGATCGCGGATGCTGCCCGAGCGGCGTTCAGCGAAGGCACAAGGTACTCCGCATTCGCCGCGGCCGGGTTCCTCGTGGTCGGGCTGCTGGCGACTCTTCGGCTCTCGGCCCGCCGGCACGAGCCCGAGGAGGACAACCTGCAGGAGGGCAAGCCGGCCGAGGACGACCCGCAGGAGGGTAGGCCGGACGAGCCGGCCGAGTCAGACCCGTCGGACGAGCCAGCGGCCACCGAGGAACCGACGCGGCCGGCAGCCACCTGA
- a CDS encoding tryptophan-rich sensory protein, which produces MTSATVHTGNDLLRQSVVAASAVIAIVGSFIGSGAAGGTPIQDAAGGALATDATLIAPGGAAFGIWSVIYVGLIAYAIWQFLPAQKSDPRQRLLGYPIAASLILNAAWILSIQFDLLPLSVPVIVLLLAVLVYTFRMTIVTRPRTLVEALVADGTVGLYLGWVCVATAANITAWLVTTGFDGFGLDADAWAVGVIAVAGLVGVLLAFRGRGRLGPAISLSWGLAWVAVARLTGDLVSQPAAAAALVSVLAVIGFTVALRLMTPPLPASAVTT; this is translated from the coding sequence ATGACAAGCGCCACGGTTCACACGGGCAACGACCTCCTCCGCCAATCGGTGGTGGCGGCGAGCGCGGTCATCGCGATCGTCGGGTCGTTCATCGGCTCGGGGGCCGCGGGCGGAACCCCGATTCAGGATGCCGCGGGCGGCGCGCTCGCGACGGACGCGACGCTCATCGCCCCCGGCGGTGCGGCCTTCGGCATCTGGTCGGTGATCTACGTCGGCCTCATCGCGTACGCGATCTGGCAGTTCCTGCCCGCGCAGAAGTCGGATCCGCGGCAGCGGCTGCTCGGCTACCCCATCGCGGCGAGCCTCATCCTCAATGCGGCCTGGATCCTCAGCATCCAGTTCGACCTGCTGCCCCTCAGCGTTCCCGTGATTGTGCTGCTTCTCGCGGTGCTGGTCTACACCTTCCGGATGACGATCGTGACGCGGCCGCGCACCCTCGTCGAGGCGCTCGTCGCCGACGGCACCGTCGGCCTCTACCTCGGCTGGGTCTGCGTCGCGACAGCCGCGAACATCACCGCGTGGCTCGTCACGACCGGATTCGACGGGTTCGGCCTCGACGCGGATGCGTGGGCCGTCGGGGTCATCGCTGTGGCGGGCCTGGTCGGCGTGCTGCTCGCCTTCCGTGGCCGCGGCCGGCTCGGTCCCGCGATCTCGCTCTCGTGGGGGCTCGCCTGGGTCGCCGTCGCCCGCCTCACCGGCGACCTCGTCTCCCAGCCCGCCGCTGCCGCCGCTCTCGTTTCCGTGCTCGCGGTCATCGGCTTCACCGTCGCGCTGCGGCTCATGACCCCGCCGCTGCCGGCCTCCGCCGTGACCACGTGA
- a CDS encoding MarR family winged helix-turn-helix transcriptional regulator, which translates to MNDRTSTQAKVFGAADIESWPTGRLLSTAARLVENAWYESLENLGLSHTGLVALHHLGEGPMSQTELARRARVNNQNLSRTLEQLETDGYIVRVQSPRDARRRVVTRTPAGSSIWTTAQHLEANMFPPAPETKELRRALLEIIAASPARRW; encoded by the coding sequence GTGAACGATAGAACATCAACGCAGGCCAAGGTCTTCGGGGCCGCCGACATTGAATCGTGGCCCACCGGCCGACTTCTCTCTACGGCTGCGCGGCTCGTCGAAAACGCGTGGTACGAGTCCCTCGAGAACCTCGGGCTCAGCCACACCGGCCTCGTGGCCCTGCACCATCTGGGCGAGGGGCCGATGAGCCAGACCGAACTCGCTCGTCGAGCGCGCGTCAACAACCAGAACCTGTCCCGCACCCTCGAGCAGCTCGAGACCGATGGTTACATCGTGCGAGTGCAATCGCCGCGGGATGCGCGTCGACGAGTGGTCACGCGCACTCCCGCGGGGAGTTCCATCTGGACGACGGCGCAGCATCTCGAGGCGAACATGTTTCCGCCGGCGCCTGAGACCAAAGAACTCAGGCGGGCACTGCTCGAGATTATCGCGGCGTCGCCAGCGAGGCGCTGGTAG
- the trxA gene encoding thioredoxin has protein sequence MATVELTNDVFEKTVTSPGITLVDFWADWCGPCKAFAPIYDAASEQHSDVTFAKVDTEAEQALAGAAGITSIPTLMAFRDGVLVFSQPGALPAPALEQVITAVKELDMDVVHAEIAKQRGASESTE, from the coding sequence ATGGCCACCGTCGAACTGACAAACGATGTATTCGAGAAGACCGTCACGAGCCCCGGCATCACCCTTGTCGACTTCTGGGCAGACTGGTGCGGGCCCTGCAAGGCCTTCGCCCCGATCTACGACGCTGCGAGCGAGCAGCACTCCGACGTGACCTTCGCGAAGGTCGATACCGAGGCCGAGCAGGCCCTCGCCGGCGCCGCAGGGATCACCTCGATCCCCACGCTCATGGCATTCCGCGACGGCGTGCTCGTCTTCTCCCAGCCCGGAGCGCTCCCCGCCCCGGCACTCGAGCAGGTCATCACCGCCGTGAAGGAGCTCGACATGGACGTTGTCCACGCCGAGATCGCCAAGCAGCGCGGGGCTTCCGAGAGCACCGAGTAG
- a CDS encoding methyltransferase family protein translates to MKRSLAAGLVAVQLLLIAALVLIPNGTLWPLSPAVLTVGILLGIAGLVIAILGVLGLGPALTASPIPRDRAPLVTGGLYGWVRHPIYTGLLLGGIGLVLLGGSAWHLVLWLGLFLLLAIKSRWEERMLLDEHPDYREYAADVGRFVPGIGKLRQ, encoded by the coding sequence ATGAAGCGCTCGCTCGCCGCCGGGCTCGTTGCCGTGCAACTGCTCCTCATCGCCGCGCTCGTGCTCATCCCCAACGGAACGCTCTGGCCCCTCTCGCCCGCCGTTCTGACGGTCGGCATCCTGCTCGGCATCGCCGGACTGGTGATCGCCATTCTCGGCGTGCTCGGCCTCGGCCCGGCCCTGACCGCGAGCCCGATCCCGCGCGACCGGGCGCCGCTCGTCACGGGCGGGCTCTACGGGTGGGTGCGGCATCCGATCTACACCGGCCTCCTGCTGGGCGGCATCGGCCTCGTGCTGTTGGGTGGTTCGGCCTGGCACCTCGTGCTCTGGCTCGGGCTGTTCCTGCTGCTCGCGATCAAGTCGCGGTGGGAGGAGCGGATGCTGCTCGACGAGCATCCGGACTATCGCGAGTACGCCGCCGACGTCGGCCGGTTCGTTCCGGGCATCGGGAAACTCCGCCAGTAG
- a CDS encoding EamA family transporter — MLTAILGLGTAVFFGAADFLGGLAAGRILAIRASALSALAGLIVLTAALPLFGGTWSAGALFWGVIVGVVAACTVALLYASLAIGPMSILAPLLAVVAAIVPVVYGLASGEQLALTGYAGVVVALAAVVLVGFVPHKEAVHPRASGIVLAILAGACMGTGIIVLDNTPDDSGILPLVVGRVVAVTVLLAAVAVVAARGPRRASGWRGGWRDGWRDGWVGGIRLGLTGGLLAATADVFMLTGVRVGDVSIIGVLAALCSAVTVVLAALVLRERLAPPQVVGLVLAVAAAGLFAIG, encoded by the coding sequence ATGCTCACCGCGATCCTCGGGCTCGGCACCGCCGTCTTCTTCGGCGCCGCGGACTTCCTCGGCGGGCTCGCAGCGGGTCGAATCCTCGCGATCCGGGCATCCGCACTGAGCGCTCTCGCCGGGCTCATCGTGCTCACCGCGGCGCTGCCGCTCTTCGGTGGCACCTGGTCGGCTGGAGCGCTCTTCTGGGGAGTCATCGTGGGAGTCGTCGCAGCCTGCACCGTCGCGCTGCTCTACGCGAGCCTCGCGATCGGGCCGATGAGCATCCTCGCGCCGCTCCTGGCCGTGGTCGCGGCGATCGTTCCGGTCGTCTACGGACTCGCGAGCGGCGAGCAGCTCGCCCTCACCGGCTATGCGGGAGTCGTGGTCGCCCTCGCCGCGGTGGTGCTGGTCGGCTTCGTGCCGCACAAGGAGGCCGTGCACCCACGGGCCAGTGGCATCGTGCTCGCGATCCTCGCCGGAGCGTGCATGGGCACCGGCATCATCGTGCTCGACAACACTCCGGACGACTCCGGCATCCTGCCCCTCGTCGTCGGCCGCGTCGTCGCGGTGACCGTGCTGCTCGCCGCCGTCGCCGTGGTGGCCGCCCGGGGTCCGCGCCGTGCGAGCGGGTGGCGGGGCGGCTGGCGGGACGGCTGGCGGGACGGCTGGGTCGGGGGCATCCGCTTGGGCCTGACCGGCGGGCTGCTCGCCGCTACCGCGGACGTCTTCATGCTGACCGGCGTGCGCGTTGGCGACGTGTCGATCATCGGGGTTCTCGCGGCGCTATGCTCGGCGGTCACGGTCGTGCTCGCGGCGCTGGTCCTGCGCGAGCGGCTCGCTCCCCCGCAGGTGGTCGGCCTCGTGCTTGCGGTCGCCGCGGCGGGATTGTTCGCGATCGGCTGA
- a CDS encoding DUF190 domain-containing protein has product MNNLTKMTRIEIVVSAREAPAIRDLITSAGATGYTAVSGVSGIGHHGQHSGALLFNEYDTLTMLITVLPPDKAGDLIDAVRAMLHSSSGVMFVADTYVSRPEYFR; this is encoded by the coding sequence GTGAACAACCTCACCAAGATGACGAGAATCGAGATCGTCGTATCGGCCCGCGAGGCGCCGGCCATCCGCGACCTGATCACGTCGGCCGGAGCCACCGGATACACGGCGGTCTCGGGCGTCTCCGGCATCGGACATCACGGCCAGCACTCGGGCGCGTTGCTGTTCAACGAGTACGACACGCTCACGATGCTGATCACCGTGTTGCCCCCCGACAAGGCCGGCGACCTTATCGATGCGGTGCGCGCGATGCTGCACAGCTCGAGCGGAGTGATGTTCGTCGCCGACACCTACGTCAGCAGGCCCGAATACTTCCGGTGA
- a CDS encoding DUF2309 domain-containing protein, with protein MSLLLRVAVASAAHDIVPAWPLDSFIAVNPLAGSESLPFESAQSLGALTRHRTDYVADRKRGRILLTDLEAAVRLRIPELTGTVTIGGSTLPAARLAALELEQDQSHATAAGPRAPTLSRLDEITSRWVAAYLAPDSPWPMPHKDRGLYPAWRTLIGHDPSLAPGERRRLRGLPEDPDAGLAWALEQLGVEADDVQRVLARELHQLPGWASHIKWRAEKVGDIDLTSFLAVRFGTRHALQIPPSLDSTPHEHNPAAELRGRAELLAGHLVVENVTPADTSTVSRVLAAHPTRDHLFTWQLAYELNYRRRLLSSLSTEPAPTERPQIQVVMCIDPRSEGARRHLETASTIETFGFAGFFGVPIRFVRHSGKGAINSLPALLTPRHTVTEAPHDHATATRRVAAARRRDAVHAALHAGESGTATSFAFAETAGWFYGLTSVLRTFAPGLLARIREAQLADNALESSVTVADAFTLEERAVLAEASLRMMGMARFGQLVVLAGHGSDSRNNLYQSALDCGACGGNPGAANARAAALIFNDAGVRELLDARGIRIPNDTVFVAAEHNTVTDAITLLDTHSLPASHRALADDFIRQQIPAADRLVRERARDLPGASPRHSATRLRRRAHDWAEVYPELGLAGNAAMIIGPRELTRGVDLSRRVFLHSYLPELDPDGTGLETILTAPVVVAQWINHQYYFSSINPDLHGAGTKTVHNAIGTIGVITGQGGDLRRGLPWQSVGVGTALLHEPLRLAVIVQAPLDTIGQIISRNQVLRDLFDNEWITITARGRTTDPWMQYTRYGWHTAPLPPAEGAQQ; from the coding sequence GTGAGCCTCCTGCTCCGCGTCGCCGTTGCGTCCGCCGCCCACGACATCGTGCCCGCCTGGCCACTGGACTCCTTCATCGCCGTCAATCCGCTGGCTGGCAGCGAATCGCTGCCCTTCGAGTCCGCGCAGTCGCTCGGTGCGCTCACGCGGCATCGGACGGACTACGTGGCCGACCGCAAGCGGGGCCGGATCCTGCTGACGGATCTCGAGGCGGCGGTCCGCCTGCGGATCCCCGAGCTGACGGGCACGGTGACGATCGGCGGCAGCACGCTGCCCGCCGCTCGCCTGGCCGCGCTGGAGCTGGAGCAGGACCAGTCGCACGCCACAGCCGCGGGCCCCCGCGCCCCGACGCTGAGTCGCCTGGACGAGATCACCAGCCGGTGGGTCGCGGCCTATCTGGCGCCTGATTCCCCGTGGCCGATGCCCCACAAGGATCGCGGGCTCTACCCCGCGTGGCGCACCCTCATCGGCCACGACCCCTCTCTGGCACCGGGAGAGCGGCGTCGCCTCCGCGGCCTGCCGGAGGACCCGGATGCTGGGCTGGCGTGGGCGCTGGAGCAGCTCGGAGTCGAGGCGGATGATGTGCAGCGGGTCCTCGCGCGCGAACTGCACCAGCTGCCCGGGTGGGCCAGCCACATCAAGTGGCGCGCCGAGAAGGTCGGCGATATCGACCTCACATCCTTTCTGGCAGTGCGGTTCGGAACCCGGCACGCCTTGCAGATCCCGCCTTCGCTCGACTCAACCCCGCACGAGCACAACCCGGCCGCCGAATTGCGCGGGCGAGCCGAACTACTGGCCGGCCACCTCGTGGTCGAGAACGTCACGCCCGCAGACACATCGACGGTGTCCCGGGTACTGGCCGCGCACCCGACCCGGGACCATCTGTTCACCTGGCAGCTCGCCTACGAGTTGAACTACCGACGCCGCCTCCTGTCGTCGCTGTCGACCGAGCCGGCACCCACCGAACGCCCACAGATCCAGGTCGTCATGTGCATCGACCCTCGGTCCGAGGGCGCTCGTCGGCACCTCGAAACGGCGTCGACCATCGAGACCTTCGGCTTCGCCGGATTCTTCGGCGTTCCGATCCGGTTCGTCCGCCACAGCGGGAAGGGCGCCATCAATTCCCTGCCGGCCCTCCTCACACCGCGCCACACCGTCACCGAGGCTCCCCACGACCACGCCACGGCAACCAGACGGGTTGCCGCCGCGCGCCGACGCGACGCCGTGCACGCAGCGCTGCACGCGGGGGAATCGGGCACCGCGACATCCTTCGCGTTCGCCGAGACGGCCGGGTGGTTCTACGGACTGACGAGCGTGCTTCGAACGTTCGCCCCCGGCCTGTTGGCGCGGATCAGGGAAGCGCAGCTCGCCGACAACGCGCTCGAGTCGAGCGTCACCGTCGCCGATGCCTTCACCCTCGAAGAGAGAGCGGTGCTGGCCGAGGCATCCCTGCGGATGATGGGAATGGCGCGGTTCGGCCAGCTCGTGGTGCTGGCCGGGCACGGATCGGACAGCCGCAACAACCTCTACCAGTCCGCCTTGGACTGTGGTGCGTGCGGCGGCAACCCTGGGGCAGCGAACGCTCGTGCGGCCGCCCTCATCTTCAACGACGCCGGCGTGCGCGAGCTGCTCGACGCCCGCGGCATCCGAATCCCGAACGACACGGTGTTCGTCGCGGCCGAGCACAACACCGTCACCGACGCGATCACACTGCTCGACACCCACTCCCTGCCCGCCTCACACCGCGCTCTGGCGGACGACTTCATCCGGCAGCAGATCCCCGCGGCAGACCGCCTGGTTCGCGAACGCGCCCGCGACCTGCCAGGGGCGTCCCCGCGTCACTCGGCGACGCGCCTGCGCCGAAGGGCCCACGACTGGGCCGAGGTCTACCCGGAGCTCGGGCTGGCCGGCAACGCGGCGATGATCATCGGTCCGCGTGAGCTGACCCGCGGAGTGGACCTGTCCCGCCGCGTCTTCCTTCACTCCTATCTGCCGGAGCTCGACCCGGACGGCACGGGACTGGAGACGATCCTGACGGCGCCGGTCGTCGTTGCCCAGTGGATCAACCACCAGTACTACTTCTCGAGCATCAATCCCGACCTCCACGGAGCGGGTACCAAGACGGTCCACAATGCCATCGGCACGATCGGCGTGATCACGGGTCAGGGCGGAGACCTACGGCGCGGCCTTCCCTGGCAGTCCGTCGGCGTCGGCACTGCCCTCCTGCACGAGCCGCTGAGACTGGCCGTCATCGTCCAGGCGCCCCTCGACACCATCGGCCAGATCATCTCCCGCAACCAGGTGCTGCGCGACCTGTTCGACAACGAGTGGATCACCATCACCGCTCGCGGGCGGACCACCGACCCGTGGATGCAGTACACCCGCTATGGCTGGCACACGGCACCCCTGCCGCCAGCAGAAGGAGCACAGCAGTGA
- a CDS encoding proton-conducting transporter membrane subunit has translation MDNWFLVASVVALPFVAALSSAVGSRAGIDRDVLARVACTLVGVGFVASVAAGWLVLGPQPGVDAGAGAVRLDPLAVLLAIVVLGLSGLIQSFAVRYLRGDIRQGWFVTMANLLTGFTVLLVCAGSVLTFAAAWVAAGAALVLLLATYPSAPLARAGVRRTAVQLSIGDTAVLLAVAVITVTAGGDVPLDRLGSLMATLPETVQIVVALLLVTGALARSSQIPFHTWLPSTLSAPTPVSALMHAGVVNAGAILLIRFGPAITLHQSVMTVIFLAGAATLVYASAVRMVKPDVKGRLVFSTMAQMGFMVMACGLGAFAAAIFHLIAHSLFKSTLFLGAGMGVRTHAASRDLPVRLPTRKRVVVAAVAGSVLLTLAALVAAQATINPGVSPASVGLLLFVAVTGIVTLAVGLATNFSPLTVGLGVLSIVGIGFGYTAFLALFASALDAQASVAAAPVWMLVLPALGLAAVGLLTRTGRRWGGLRDRLYSRALASSLSPTSASKGTL, from the coding sequence GTGGACAACTGGTTCCTGGTGGCGTCCGTCGTCGCGTTGCCCTTCGTCGCCGCCCTGTCATCGGCGGTCGGAAGTCGCGCCGGGATCGACCGGGACGTGCTGGCTCGAGTCGCGTGCACGCTCGTCGGAGTCGGATTCGTCGCGTCAGTGGCCGCCGGGTGGCTCGTTCTTGGCCCGCAGCCCGGTGTCGACGCGGGCGCCGGCGCGGTCCGGCTCGACCCGCTCGCGGTTCTCCTGGCGATCGTCGTGTTGGGGCTGAGCGGGCTCATCCAGTCCTTCGCTGTGCGCTACCTCCGGGGCGACATCCGTCAGGGCTGGTTCGTCACGATGGCGAATCTGCTCACCGGCTTCACGGTGTTGCTGGTGTGCGCCGGCTCTGTGCTCACCTTTGCCGCCGCGTGGGTTGCCGCGGGCGCGGCACTGGTGCTGCTTCTGGCCACCTACCCGTCAGCTCCACTCGCCCGGGCCGGCGTGCGGCGCACCGCCGTGCAGCTGTCGATCGGCGACACTGCCGTTCTGCTGGCCGTTGCGGTCATCACCGTCACCGCCGGCGGGGACGTGCCGTTGGATCGTCTGGGATCCCTCATGGCCACACTGCCCGAGACGGTGCAGATTGTGGTGGCGCTCCTGCTCGTCACCGGAGCGCTTGCGCGATCCAGCCAGATCCCGTTTCACACGTGGCTGCCGAGCACCCTCTCGGCACCCACCCCGGTTTCGGCCCTGATGCATGCCGGCGTGGTGAATGCCGGGGCGATTCTGCTGATCCGATTCGGGCCGGCGATCACGCTGCACCAGTCCGTGATGACGGTCATCTTCCTTGCGGGGGCGGCAACCCTTGTGTACGCCTCGGCCGTGCGCATGGTGAAACCCGATGTGAAGGGCCGCCTGGTGTTTTCGACCATGGCACAGATGGGGTTCATGGTGATGGCGTGCGGCCTCGGTGCGTTCGCCGCGGCGATTTTCCACCTGATCGCCCATTCCCTGTTCAAGTCCACTTTGTTCCTCGGCGCAGGAATGGGTGTGCGCACGCACGCCGCGTCCCGGGATCTTCCCGTGCGCCTGCCCACCCGGAAGCGGGTGGTGGTGGCGGCCGTGGCCGGTTCCGTGCTGCTCACCCTCGCCGCGCTGGTCGCAGCGCAGGCGACGATCAACCCCGGGGTGTCCCCCGCGAGCGTCGGGCTGCTGCTCTTCGTTGCCGTCACCGGAATCGTGACACTGGCGGTTGGGCTTGCGACTAACTTCTCTCCCCTGACGGTCGGCCTGGGCGTGCTGTCGATCGTCGGGATCGGGTTCGGCTACACCGCGTTCCTCGCCCTCTTCGCCTCGGCGCTCGACGCGCAGGCATCCGTCGCGGCGGCTCCCGTGTGGATGCTGGTCCTGCCGGCTCTGGGTCTCGCCGCTGTCGGACTGCTGACCCGTACCGGGCGGAGGTGGGGTGGCCTTCGCGACCGCCTGTACAGCCGCGCCCTCGCCTCCTCGCTCTCCCCCACATCCGCCTCGAAAGGAACACTGTGA
- a CDS encoding helix-turn-helix transcriptional regulator, with product MAQWTFLTNHAHVLMCVAENPNVRLRDVALQVGITERAAQRIVTELEEAGYLEREREGRRNSYRLHTAMPLRHPLDINHRVGELLAIFARPSEGTVAASTDE from the coding sequence ATGGCCCAATGGACGTTTCTCACCAACCATGCACACGTGCTGATGTGTGTGGCGGAGAATCCCAACGTGCGGCTGCGCGACGTGGCGCTTCAAGTCGGGATCACGGAGCGCGCCGCGCAGCGGATCGTCACAGAACTCGAAGAGGCTGGCTACCTGGAGCGCGAGCGCGAGGGTCGTCGCAACAGTTACCGATTGCACACGGCGATGCCGTTGCGACACCCGTTAGACATCAACCATCGGGTGGGGGAGCTGTTGGCGATCTTCGCCCGGCCATCCGAGGGCACCGTGGCGGCCAGCACCGACGAGTGA